Proteins encoded within one genomic window of Prauserella marina:
- a CDS encoding LysE family translocator, which produces MTWSSYGSYLIFVILVVLAPGPDTVVTLKNSFAGGFRGGLLAAAGIAVGNIVQGTAVALGLGTLIVQSQPVFHTLRWLGVAYLCYLGVQAIRMAWRGDYSGLAEAGNRSSAFRRFREGFFSNITNPKVLALYLSVLPQFLDPVHAGPFEALLLAYTVAVLGSLWLFVLLLFVNRVRAWLSRRKVRRALDSVSGATLIGFGAVLAAEG; this is translated from the coding sequence GTGACGTGGAGTTCGTACGGTAGCTATCTGATCTTCGTGATCCTGGTGGTGCTCGCGCCTGGACCGGACACGGTGGTCACGCTCAAGAACTCGTTCGCGGGCGGTTTTCGCGGCGGGTTGCTCGCGGCGGCCGGTATCGCGGTCGGCAACATCGTGCAGGGCACGGCGGTCGCCCTCGGTTTGGGAACGCTCATCGTCCAGTCGCAGCCGGTGTTCCACACGCTGCGCTGGCTCGGTGTCGCCTACCTCTGTTACCTGGGCGTTCAGGCCATCCGCATGGCTTGGCGGGGTGATTACTCGGGCCTTGCCGAAGCGGGTAACAGGTCGAGCGCGTTCCGCAGGTTCCGGGAGGGGTTCTTTTCCAACATCACCAACCCCAAGGTGCTCGCGCTGTACCTCTCCGTGCTGCCACAGTTCCTCGACCCGGTGCACGCGGGGCCGTTCGAGGCACTGCTGCTCGCCTACACCGTCGCCGTGCTCGGCTCGCTGTGGCTGTTCGTGCTCCTGTTGTTCGTCAACCGGGTGCGGGCGTGGCTGAGCAGGAGGAAGGTGCGCCGCGCGCTGGACTCGGTCTCCGGGGCGACGCTCATCGGCTTCGGTGCCGTCCTGGCTGCCGAAGGCTGA
- the murA gene encoding UDP-N-acetylglucosamine 1-carboxyvinyltransferase produces MSEHFDVHGGARLVGEVEVVGAKNSVLKLMAAALLAEGTTTITNCPEILDVPLMADVLRSVGCTVVLDGDAAHITTPSELSHRADSAAMGKLRASVCVLGPLVGRLKKAVVALPGGDAIGSRPLDMHQNGLRKLGATSSIEHGCVVAEADGLHGAQIWLDFPSVGATENILMAAVLAEGTTVIDNAAREPEIVDICTMLVEMGAKIEGAGTSTLTVEGVSALHPTEHRVIGDRIVGATWAFAAAMTRGDLTVTGVDPHHLELVLEKLRLAGAEVTTYDGKGFRIVQPDRPRSVDFVTLPYPGFATDLQPFSVALSSVCEGTSMITENVYEARFRFIEEMVRLGADARTDGHHAVVRGVERLSSAPVWASDIRAGAGLVLAGLCADGVTEVWDVFHIDRGYPYFVENLNRLGARIERVATEPDRS; encoded by the coding sequence ATGAGCGAGCACTTCGACGTGCATGGCGGCGCACGGCTGGTCGGCGAGGTCGAGGTCGTCGGCGCCAAGAACAGCGTGCTGAAGCTGATGGCCGCTGCCCTGCTCGCGGAGGGCACGACGACCATCACCAACTGTCCCGAGATCCTCGACGTCCCCTTGATGGCCGACGTGTTGCGCAGCGTCGGCTGCACCGTCGTGCTCGACGGCGACGCGGCGCACATCACGACGCCGTCCGAGTTGTCACACAGGGCGGACTCGGCGGCGATGGGCAAGCTGAGGGCGTCGGTGTGCGTGCTGGGACCGTTGGTCGGCAGGCTGAAGAAGGCCGTCGTCGCGTTGCCTGGCGGGGATGCGATCGGCTCAAGGCCGCTCGACATGCACCAGAACGGGCTGCGCAAGCTCGGTGCGACCAGCAGCATCGAGCACGGCTGCGTCGTCGCCGAAGCCGACGGTCTCCACGGTGCGCAGATCTGGCTCGACTTCCCCAGCGTCGGAGCCACCGAGAACATCCTGATGGCGGCCGTGCTCGCCGAGGGCACGACGGTGATCGACAACGCGGCCCGCGAGCCGGAGATCGTCGACATCTGCACGATGCTCGTCGAGATGGGCGCGAAGATCGAGGGCGCGGGCACGTCGACGTTGACCGTCGAGGGCGTTTCGGCGCTCCATCCCACGGAACACAGGGTGATCGGCGACCGGATCGTCGGCGCGACCTGGGCGTTCGCCGCCGCGATGACCCGAGGTGACCTCACCGTCACCGGAGTCGACCCGCATCACCTCGAACTGGTGCTTGAGAAGCTGCGGCTCGCCGGCGCGGAGGTCACCACCTACGACGGCAAGGGTTTCCGCATCGTCCAGCCGGACCGGCCGCGGTCCGTCGACTTCGTGACCCTGCCCTATCCGGGTTTCGCGACCGACCTGCAACCGTTCTCGGTCGCGTTGTCCTCGGTGTGCGAGGGCACGTCGATGATCACCGAGAACGTCTACGAGGCGCGGTTCCGGTTCATCGAGGAGATGGTGCGGCTCGGCGCCGATGCCCGTACGGACGGTCATCACGCGGTGGTGCGCGGGGTCGAGCGACTGTCGAGCGCGCCGGTGTGGGCATCCGACATCAGGGCGGGTGCGGGGCTTGTGCTGGCCGGTCTGTGTGCCGACGGGGTGACGGAGGTGTGGGACGTCTTCCACATCGACCGCGGTTACCCGTACTTCGTGGAAAACCTCAACCGCCTTGGTGCGCGCATCGAGCGGGTGGCCACGGAGCCGGACCGCTCCTGA
- a CDS encoding cob(I)yrinic acid a,c-diamide adenosyltransferase, translating into MSVRINRVYTKVGDKGTTALGDGSRVPKTDPRLGAYADVDETNSVVGVAISLGALDDDVATVLRAVQNDLFDVGADLCAPVVPDPEFPPLRITESYVERLEGWCDEFNGRLGKLTSFILPGGTAGAALLHQARTVARRAERSGWALIEADPERTNALAVKYLNRLSDLLFILARVANPHGDVLWRPGGGEN; encoded by the coding sequence ATGTCGGTTCGGATCAATCGCGTTTACACAAAGGTCGGCGACAAGGGAACGACGGCTCTCGGCGACGGTTCGAGAGTGCCCAAAACGGATCCGCGGCTCGGCGCGTACGCCGACGTCGACGAGACCAATTCGGTGGTGGGCGTCGCCATCTCGCTCGGAGCACTCGACGATGACGTGGCGACGGTGCTGCGCGCCGTCCAGAACGACCTTTTCGACGTCGGAGCCGACCTGTGCGCGCCCGTTGTCCCCGATCCGGAGTTCCCGCCGCTACGCATCACGGAAAGCTATGTGGAGCGGCTTGAGGGCTGGTGCGACGAATTCAACGGCAGGCTCGGCAAGCTGACGTCGTTCATCCTGCCCGGCGGCACGGCAGGTGCCGCGCTACTGCATCAGGCGCGCACGGTGGCTCGCAGAGCGGAGCGCTCAGGGTGGGCGTTGATCGAAGCGGATCCCGAACGCACGAACGCGCTCGCGGTCAAGTACCTCAACCGGCTCTCGGATCTGCTGTTCATACTTGCCAGGGTCGCCAACCCTCACGGGGACGTGCTGTGGCGTCCGGGTGGCGGCGAGAACTGA
- a CDS encoding winged helix-turn-helix transcriptional regulator — MARKKSYDDACAIAHGLDLVGDRWALLVARELVLGPKRFTDLLSTLPGISTDMLAQRLRELTASGITERRRLPAPASSWVYELTEWGAELEPVMTQLARWSSRSSSLPRDAPISVDALILSMRALFETKTEDDFRATVAIRVGEDHFWVKIEGDRLDLGRGDAGEAEISISSDVHSLRRLIHTAEPLDRLVADGGLQVTGDLARLDRWRRRLLPAETG, encoded by the coding sequence GTGGCACGTAAGAAGAGTTACGACGACGCGTGCGCCATCGCTCATGGCCTGGATCTCGTCGGCGATCGGTGGGCACTGCTCGTCGCCCGTGAGCTGGTTCTCGGACCGAAGCGGTTCACGGATCTGCTGAGCACCCTGCCCGGAATCAGCACCGACATGCTCGCCCAGCGGCTCCGCGAACTGACCGCGTCGGGGATAACCGAGCGCAGAAGGTTGCCTGCGCCCGCATCGTCGTGGGTGTACGAGCTCACCGAGTGGGGTGCGGAACTGGAGCCGGTCATGACACAGCTCGCCCGGTGGAGCAGCCGTTCATCATCGCTACCTCGCGATGCGCCCATCAGTGTCGACGCACTGATCCTCTCGATGAGGGCGCTGTTCGAAACGAAGACCGAAGACGACTTCCGGGCGACTGTCGCCATCCGGGTCGGCGAGGATCATTTCTGGGTCAAGATCGAAGGGGACCGACTCGACCTCGGTCGTGGCGACGCCGGCGAAGCGGAGATCAGTATCAGCAGCGATGTTCATTCACTGCGTCGGTTGATACATACCGCCGAGCCGCTCGACCGGCTTGTCGCCGACGGTGGTCTCCAGGTCACAGGTGACCTCGCCCGACTGGACCGATGGAGGCGGCGATTGCTGCCGGCCGAAACGGGTTGA
- a CDS encoding N-acetylmuramic acid 6-phosphate etherase, protein MPVFTVDVPEGAAPGAKSKVLAEITAALDEAYHVPDTRGWIREYRTENVATDGEVGVRPIRPVCTLEVPELGNLDSKRALVRRVESAIAEGYAGLADVDEVLILINHYPLHDVGWRSSLQSDKPEIVEAMANLNP, encoded by the coding sequence ATGCCTGTTTTCACTGTCGACGTCCCCGAAGGTGCCGCACCCGGAGCCAAGAGCAAGGTGCTGGCCGAGATCACCGCGGCCCTCGACGAGGCGTATCACGTCCCTGACACAAGGGGCTGGATACGCGAGTACCGGACTGAGAATGTCGCGACAGACGGGGAAGTCGGCGTCCGGCCGATCCGCCCGGTCTGCACGCTGGAGGTCCCGGAACTCGGCAACCTGGATTCCAAACGGGCCCTGGTCCGCAGGGTGGAGTCGGCGATCGCGGAAGGTTACGCCGGACTCGCCGACGTCGATGAGGTGCTGATCCTGATCAACCACTATCCGTTGCACGACGTCGGGTGGCGATCGAGTCTGCAATCCGACAAACCCGAGATCGTCGAAGCGATGGCAAACCTGAATCCGTAA